A genomic stretch from Gemmatimonadota bacterium includes:
- a CDS encoding type II toxin-antitoxin system HicA family toxin, whose translation MMPPVPVLRPRDVIRAFRRLGWRVVRQRGTHIIMVKDGHWATLSIPDHSEVARGTLRSLISKAGLTVDEFLDAI comes from the coding sequence TTGATGCCTCCAGTCCCTGTTCTTCGACCTCGTGATGTAATCCGTGCTTTTCGCAGATTGGGGTGGCGTGTGGTACGCCAGCGAGGTACTCATATTATAATGGTGAAAGATGGACACTGGGCAACATTGTCGATTCCAGACCATTCAGAAGTGGCACGCGGTACGCTACGTAGTCTGATTAGCAAGGCTGGATTAACAGTAGATGAATTTCTCGATGCAATATAA
- a CDS encoding sulfatase-like hydrolase/transferase — MSDKRPNILFVQTDQQRPEWVEMNPDIPVRTPHLRQLAERGVWLANAICPSPVCAPSRACLVAGQEYDRTRVWGNSTYAPDNMLKYHLRLRDEAGYYVMGAGKHHVGNNQSGSPPVFHCGVDGGQGMEAWGFSDAIFNAGLNQATILMRNNEMVPQDAYMAFLHARGLAEEHIADYARRSREGVWTATFPTTLPDDAYFDTWITNNALTLLDRVPDDRPWYLEVNLQNPHHPWDITESMHRWYREPSVEFPLPVFNTEDIAPETHQEVRRNWAATVEHLDSCLGRLVARVHARGDLDNTIIVFTSDHGEMLGDYDQWQKLSPLQASVGVPLVIAGPGVEASGRADAPMTTLDLTASFIEWGGLDPGDDLDSRSLVNYLGARARRHRDLVFSGLSAWRMVFDGRFKLVRGYDPAKRIGGDVFEPMHVPSDETERLQRERPQLLFDLQRNERDDVTAEFPQVFRRLSAALDEHLAH; from the coding sequence ATGTCGGACAAACGTCCCAACATACTTTTTGTCCAGACGGATCAGCAGCGGCCTGAGTGGGTCGAGATGAATCCCGATATTCCGGTGCGTACGCCGCATCTGAGGCAGCTCGCCGAACGCGGTGTCTGGCTTGCCAACGCAATCTGCCCGTCGCCTGTTTGCGCCCCGTCGCGCGCCTGCCTGGTGGCCGGGCAGGAATACGATCGCACGCGCGTTTGGGGCAATAGCACTTATGCGCCCGATAATATGCTCAAGTACCACCTGCGCCTGCGCGACGAGGCCGGATACTATGTTATGGGCGCAGGCAAACACCATGTGGGCAATAACCAATCGGGGAGCCCACCTGTGTTCCACTGCGGTGTCGATGGGGGTCAGGGCATGGAGGCATGGGGATTTTCTGACGCCATTTTCAATGCTGGGCTGAATCAGGCGACTATTTTGATGCGCAACAACGAGATGGTGCCTCAGGATGCGTACATGGCGTTTTTGCACGCGCGCGGTCTGGCAGAGGAGCATATTGCCGATTACGCGCGCCGAAGCCGGGAAGGTGTGTGGACGGCTACTTTCCCGACGACACTTCCCGACGATGCGTATTTCGATACCTGGATTACCAATAATGCGCTTACCCTTCTGGATCGGGTGCCTGACGACAGGCCGTGGTATTTGGAGGTAAATCTGCAGAATCCCCATCATCCGTGGGATATCACCGAGTCGATGCACCGATGGTACCGCGAGCCGTCCGTCGAGTTTCCTCTTCCCGTGTTCAATACCGAGGATATTGCGCCCGAGACGCACCAGGAGGTGCGTCGCAACTGGGCGGCTACTGTCGAACATCTCGATTCTTGCCTCGGGCGTCTCGTCGCGCGGGTGCATGCGAGGGGTGATCTCGACAACACGATCATTGTGTTTACCAGCGACCATGGCGAGATGCTTGGCGATTACGACCAGTGGCAGAAGTTGTCGCCTCTGCAGGCGTCGGTGGGGGTTCCGCTGGTGATCGCTGGGCCGGGCGTGGAGGCTTCCGGACGCGCCGACGCGCCGATGACGACGCTGGATCTGACCGCCAGTTTCATCGAGTGGGGCGGTTTGGATCCCGGTGATGATCTCGATAGCCGTTCTCTTGTCAATTATCTCGGTGCCCGCGCGCGCAGGCATCGAGACCTGGTGTTTTCCGGTCTGAGTGCCTGGCGCATGGTCTTCGACGGGCGTTTCAAGCTGGTTCGCGGCTATGATCCGGCAAAGCGCATTGGGGGTGATGTTTTCGAACCGATGCATGTGCCGTCCGACGAGACGGAGCGCCTTCAGCGCGAGCGTCCCCAGTTGCTGTTCGATCTACAGCGCAATGAGAGGGACGATGTCACCGCTGAATTTCCCCAGGTCTTTCGGCGACTGAGCGCCGCCCTTGATGAGCATCTGGCTCATTAA
- a CDS encoding DUF433 domain-containing protein encodes MREIISDPGILGGKPVIEGTRLSVEHILGLLACNMSHQEIVEAYPVLTVEDVKGILEYAATVQR; translated from the coding sequence ATGAGGGAAATTATTTCAGATCCAGGTATTCTGGGTGGGAAACCGGTTATTGAAGGTACGCGATTGAGTGTTGAACATATTTTAGGCTTGCTCGCGTGCAATATGTCACACCAAGAAATTGTGGAGGCATATCCGGTACTAACAGTTGAAGACGTAAAAGGTATTTTGGAATACGCTGCAACGGTACAGAGATAG
- a CDS encoding acyltransferase, translating to MLEIDRSVFKAIGESVHFDPLVDIRHPELVRVGDDVAFHNGVFVNPCGAWIDIGSHTHFAPYSVLYGPLTIGNYVAVAAHVVFASVGHGYGRIDIPMVQQRVQKREIVVEDDVWFGANAVVIGGVRIGAHSIVGAGAVVTRDVEPYSVVGGTPARLIRKRDERDEGNTR from the coding sequence ATGTTAGAAATAGACAGATCGGTATTTAAGGCGATTGGAGAGTCGGTTCACTTTGATCCGCTGGTCGATATCCGACATCCAGAATTGGTGCGTGTTGGCGATGATGTGGCGTTTCACAATGGGGTTTTTGTGAATCCCTGTGGCGCGTGGATCGATATTGGTAGCCATACGCATTTTGCGCCGTATAGCGTGTTGTACGGGCCTTTGACCATTGGCAATTATGTGGCGGTGGCGGCACATGTGGTTTTTGCGAGTGTGGGACATGGGTACGGTCGAATCGATATTCCGATGGTGCAACAAAGGGTGCAAAAGCGGGAGATTGTCGTGGAGGATGATGTGTGGTTTGGTGCCAATGCCGTGGTTATTGGCGGGGTGCGCATTGGCGCGCACAGTATTGTGGGCGCGGGCGCGGTTGTGACGCGCGATGTGGAGCCGTATTCGGTGGTTGGAGGCACACCGGCCCGGTTGATCAGGAAGCGAGACGAGAGAGACGAAGGGAACACACGATGA
- a CDS encoding type II toxin-antitoxin system HicB family antitoxin yields MKFTITIYTDEDGVYIAECPSIPGCVSQGKTEKEAEKNVLEAIKECLEVRAESGMPLTVTTREVEVVV; encoded by the coding sequence ATGAAATTCACGATCACGATTTATACAGATGAGGATGGTGTATATATCGCGGAATGTCCGTCAATTCCGGGGTGTGTGAGCCAGGGTAAGACTGAGAAAGAAGCCGAGAAGAATGTGTTAGAAGCGATCAAAGAGTGCTTAGAGGTGCGTGCTGAATCGGGAATGCCTTTGACGGTGACAACACGCGAAGTTGAAGTGGTAGTTTGA
- a CDS encoding TonB-dependent receptor, whose protein sequence is MKFLIFLFLAPATLSAAVLSGQVRDEKTGESLFGANVYLETHAGGTATDLDGNFAIPNVSEGSHTLVISFVGYKEYRNTVTVKEGMGALVVALMPEAVQFEEVVVSAPRAKLRETPIAFSDVPKSDIDRKLGSRSLPMLLNDTPGVYATEQGGGDGDSRINVRGFDQRNIAVMVNGVPVNNMETGWVYWVDWDVLSDVTSSIQVQRGLGASNLAIASVGGTLNIITDAARQQRGFKIKQEAATSAYYKTTVNFSSGLLNKKTAMSMGISRKVGNGIPDQTWTEGWAYFGALSFLASETHKFELFVVGTPQRHGHRLFKQPIGTFDADYARSLGTGATEAKNYGVNYNPNWGYSPFSSYREFFNGKVRDARDNATIMERENYYHKTQANLNWYWIPNDRFVLSNVFYWARGKGGGLGRLGVNPGTRADGSIDWQHAVDELNTEPASRANPDLVLAGEVEAFEIAAKTIMRNTGSLQYYYGYLGTGEYALTPAYKLAFGIDLRGYEGQHWREVRNLIGADYYVFTGDSNAATSVKRLGDRIAYHTDGLTRWGGGFIQIERQMNDFTAFLSTSASITAYKRIDYFRARINGEWDQTDWKSFGGYTLKAGGNYNMTPTVNVYANMGWLSTAPKFGSVYHYDNSLYDPTFNEKVASFELGAGYLKRGVITGNANFYYTRWIDRSWPKSVYSAKLDQNFRFLLSGIDARHTGIEFDFKARPHPKLEMRSMVSLGNWEWLNDARATFFLEEDPLVADTFQVYANGLKVGDSAQKTLALSSTVFPMRGLYTTLSLRRFMDHYAKFDPANRTDPDDRQQSWKVPNYNLADLHAGYILPGNTFGNGKVKLQLHIFNLFDARYISDADDGDNHDASTALVFLGLSRRWNISLSYDY, encoded by the coding sequence ATGAAGTTTCTGATATTTTTGTTTTTAGCGCCTGCAACCCTGTCTGCCGCTGTGCTCAGCGGCCAGGTGCGCGATGAGAAAACCGGGGAATCGCTGTTCGGCGCAAATGTTTATTTGGAAACGCACGCGGGGGGAACAGCCACAGACCTCGATGGAAATTTTGCGATACCCAATGTCAGCGAGGGTAGCCACACGCTCGTCATCAGCTTTGTGGGCTATAAGGAATATCGCAATACCGTCACAGTAAAAGAGGGGATGGGTGCGTTGGTTGTGGCGCTAATGCCCGAAGCCGTGCAGTTTGAAGAAGTCGTTGTGAGCGCGCCGCGCGCCAAATTGCGCGAAACGCCCATTGCGTTCTCCGATGTGCCAAAATCCGATATAGATCGCAAACTCGGCTCTCGCAGTCTGCCGATGCTTTTGAACGATACGCCGGGCGTTTATGCGACCGAGCAAGGCGGTGGCGATGGCGATTCGCGCATCAATGTGCGGGGATTTGACCAGCGCAACATCGCCGTCATGGTCAATGGCGTGCCAGTCAACAATATGGAAACCGGGTGGGTCTATTGGGTTGACTGGGATGTTCTCAGCGATGTGACGTCGTCCATACAGGTGCAGCGCGGATTGGGTGCCTCAAATTTGGCGATAGCCTCAGTGGGGGGCACGCTGAATATTATTACCGATGCCGCCCGTCAACAGCGCGGTTTTAAGATCAAACAGGAAGCCGCGACCAGTGCCTATTACAAAACCACGGTCAATTTTTCATCGGGCTTACTCAATAAAAAAACCGCGATGAGCATGGGCATTTCACGCAAAGTTGGCAATGGCATACCCGATCAAACGTGGACAGAAGGGTGGGCGTATTTCGGAGCGTTGAGCTTTTTGGCCTCTGAAACACACAAATTCGAGTTGTTTGTCGTGGGTACGCCGCAACGCCACGGGCACCGCCTGTTCAAGCAACCCATTGGCACTTTTGATGCCGATTACGCGCGGTCTTTGGGCACTGGCGCAACAGAAGCGAAAAATTACGGGGTCAATTACAATCCCAACTGGGGATATTCGCCGTTTTCATCTTATCGGGAATTTTTTAACGGCAAGGTGCGCGACGCGCGCGACAATGCGACCATTATGGAACGCGAGAACTACTATCACAAAACACAAGCCAATTTGAACTGGTATTGGATACCCAACGATCGGTTTGTTTTGTCCAATGTCTTTTATTGGGCGCGCGGCAAGGGCGGAGGCCTGGGGCGCCTGGGCGTCAATCCGGGAACCAGGGCAGACGGCAGCATCGACTGGCAGCACGCAGTAGATGAGTTGAACACGGAACCCGCATCGCGAGCCAATCCCGACCTGGTGCTTGCAGGCGAGGTCGAAGCCTTTGAGATTGCGGCAAAGACCATTATGCGAAACACGGGCAGCCTGCAATACTATTACGGATATTTGGGCACGGGCGAATACGCGCTAACGCCTGCCTATAAGCTCGCCTTTGGCATTGACTTGCGCGGCTATGAGGGGCAGCACTGGCGCGAAGTGCGAAATTTGATCGGGGCAGATTATTACGTTTTTACAGGAGACAGCAATGCCGCGACTTCTGTTAAACGCCTTGGAGACAGGATCGCATATCACACCGATGGTCTGACGCGCTGGGGAGGCGGATTTATTCAAATCGAAAGGCAAATGAACGACTTTACGGCATTTTTGAGCACATCGGCATCCATAACAGCGTATAAGCGCATCGACTATTTTCGCGCCAGGATCAATGGAGAATGGGATCAGACAGATTGGAAAAGCTTTGGAGGCTATACGCTCAAGGCGGGGGGCAATTACAATATGACTCCTACGGTCAATGTGTATGCCAATATGGGCTGGCTTTCAACAGCACCCAAATTTGGATCGGTTTATCACTATGACAACAGCCTCTACGACCCCACATTCAATGAAAAAGTGGCGTCTTTTGAGTTGGGCGCAGGCTACCTCAAACGCGGGGTGATAACCGGAAACGCAAACTTCTATTACACCAGATGGATCGACCGCTCGTGGCCCAAGAGCGTTTACAGCGCAAAGCTCGACCAGAACTTCCGGTTTTTGCTCAGCGGCATTGACGCGCGGCACACAGGTATAGAGTTCGACTTCAAGGCGCGCCCCCATCCCAAGTTGGAGATGCGCAGCATGGTCTCACTCGGCAACTGGGAATGGCTCAACGATGCGCGCGCCACATTTTTTCTCGAAGAAGACCCATTGGTTGCAGACACGTTTCAAGTCTATGCCAATGGATTGAAGGTAGGCGACTCGGCGCAAAAAACCCTTGCGCTGAGCAGTACGGTATTTCCCATGCGCGGGCTTTACACCACGCTGAGCTTGAGGCGATTTATGGATCACTACGCCAAATTCGATCCCGCCAACCGAACAGATCCCGATGACCGCCAGCAATCGTGGAAAGTGCCAAATTATAATTTGGCTGATCTCCACGCGGGTTATATCCTGCCCGGCAATACATTTGGCAATGGCAAAGTAAAACTGCAATTGCACATCTTCAATTTGTTCGACGCGCGCTATATTTCCGATGCAGACGATGGCGACAACCACGACGCCTCAACCGCGCTCGTCTTCCTCGGTCTGTCCCGCCGCTGGAATATTTCGTTATCCTACGATTATTAA
- a CDS encoding type II toxin-antitoxin system HicB family antitoxin: MRNFRIIVERYADGYVGYPLGLKGVVVGQGDTYEEALADVKSAIQFHIETFGREALW; encoded by the coding sequence GTGAGAAATTTTAGAATTATCGTTGAGAGATATGCCGATGGTTATGTGGGGTATCCGCTCGGATTGAAGGGGGTAGTCGTTGGGCAGGGAGATACTTATGAAGAGGCATTGGCAGATGTAAAATCTGCCATTCAGTTCCATATTGAGACGTTTGGTAGAGAAGCGTTATGGTAA
- a CDS encoding phytanoyl-CoA dioxygenase family protein, whose amino-acid sequence MTPEEKFMFDLDGYLVIKDVLSREELDVLNAVADRAFPRDYGDVEADDEFGNAKGVRRAPSIVDWDVACRDLIDHPKVLPYLVDLLGPKFRLDHDYAIFMLKNGRRGSLHGGQPNLFHHYYRYRDGVMQCGLSVLTYVLSDANAGDGGFACVRGSHKSNFRMDLPRDVQRFERVPHYVVQPEAKAGDAIFFTEALVHGTLPWRADHERRVLLYKYGPGHLISAPKGYDGSVYEGLTEQQKRILASPGVHDRPDVRIDE is encoded by the coding sequence ATGACCCCAGAAGAAAAGTTTATGTTTGATCTCGACGGGTATCTGGTGATTAAAGATGTGTTGAGCCGCGAGGAATTGGATGTGCTCAATGCGGTGGCAGATAGAGCGTTTCCCAGGGATTACGGGGATGTGGAGGCAGATGATGAATTTGGCAATGCTAAAGGTGTGCGCCGCGCACCGAGTATTGTGGATTGGGATGTGGCGTGTCGGGATTTAATCGATCATCCCAAAGTGTTGCCTTATCTCGTTGACTTGCTGGGACCGAAGTTCCGCCTGGATCACGATTATGCCATTTTTATGCTGAAGAATGGGAGGCGAGGCAGTTTGCACGGCGGTCAGCCGAATTTGTTTCACCATTATTACAGGTATCGAGATGGCGTGATGCAGTGTGGTTTGTCGGTGTTGACGTATGTGTTGTCGGACGCCAATGCGGGGGATGGGGGATTTGCCTGTGTCCGGGGCAGCCACAAGAGCAATTTCAGGATGGATTTGCCGCGCGATGTGCAGCGGTTTGAGCGGGTTCCGCACTATGTTGTTCAGCCAGAGGCAAAGGCGGGGGATGCGATTTTTTTTACTGAGGCTCTGGTGCACGGTACATTGCCGTGGCGGGCAGATCACGAGCGCAGGGTGTTGCTTTACAAATACGGTCCGGGGCATTTGATTTCTGCGCCAAAGGGGTACGATGGTTCGGTTTATGAGGGGTTGACCGAGCAACAGAAGCGGATTTTGGCGTCTCCCGGCGTACACGACCGGCCGGATGTGCGAATAGACGAATAG